A region of Acaryochloris sp. CCMEE 5410 DNA encodes the following proteins:
- a CDS encoding Rpn family recombination-promoting nuclease/putative transposase, with protein sequence MFDSTCKFLAESFSSDFASWLIGEPIPLTELSPSELSLEPIRADALILLASEEYILHVEFQTEPDSNMPYRMADYRLRVYRRFPQKQMKQVVVYLTPSNSDYVYQTAFEIPGTRHEFDVIRLWEQPTQLFLESTGLLPLAVLTNTPDQAQTLRQVAERIDAVPEMRVQSNVAASTGILAGLTLERDFINQVLRKEIMQQSVIYQEWKEEFLQEGREEGREEGREEGRQEGRQEGKLEGEQSLILRLLNRRIGDVSPELRSQIQSLSLDQLETLGEALLDFTESADLVNWLQEHHAD encoded by the coding sequence ATGTTTGATTCTACCTGTAAGTTCCTTGCAGAAAGCTTTTCCAGTGATTTTGCGTCCTGGTTGATTGGTGAACCTATTCCGCTCACAGAACTCAGCCCATCTGAACTATCCCTCGAACCGATCCGGGCCGATGCGTTAATTCTTCTAGCTTCTGAGGAATACATTTTACATGTAGAGTTCCAGACCGAGCCAGATTCAAATATGCCATACAGGATGGCTGATTACCGTCTACGGGTCTACCGTCGCTTCCCCCAGAAGCAAATGAAGCAAGTGGTGGTCTATTTGACACCCTCAAACTCAGATTATGTTTACCAGACAGCCTTTGAGATTCCGGGGACACGTCATGAGTTCGATGTGATTCGCCTTTGGGAACAGCCGACTCAACTTTTCCTGGAATCGACTGGTCTGCTTCCCTTAGCTGTTTTAACCAATACTCCAGATCAAGCCCAAACTTTACGTCAGGTGGCTGAACGCATTGACGCCGTTCCAGAAATGCGAGTTCAGAGTAATGTGGCCGCTTCAACCGGGATTCTGGCTGGGTTAACATTGGAGAGGGACTTCATTAATCAAGTTCTGCGAAAGGAAATCATGCAACAGTCAGTCATCTATCAAGAGTGGAAAGAAGAATTCCTTCAGGAAGGCCGTGAAGAAGGCCGTGAAGAAGGCCGTGAAGAAGGCCGCCAGGAAGGAAGGCAAGAAGGCAAGCTTGAAGGTGAACAATCGCTCATCCTTCGTCTACTCAATCGCCGTATCGGTGACGTTTCCCCAGAGTTGAGATCGCAGATCCAATCCCTCTCCCTCGATCAACTCGAAACTCTGGGCGAGGCACTACTCGACTTTACGGAATCTGCTGATCTAGTGAACTGGCTGCAGGAGCACCACGCTGATTAA
- a CDS encoding glycosyltransferase, with amino-acid sequence MASKISLVMTVYNRQRFVAAAIESALAQTYSDFELLVWDDGSTDQSLEIAQTYSQADPRVKVFAGRHQGRTRSLQAAHAATQGTYVGWLDSDDLLAPTALERTAHELDTHPDVGMVYTNYQVIDENGTVTGPGSRCQIPFSKDQLLLDFMTFHFRLIRHSAFVQAGGIDSDFPAAIDYDLCLRLSEVTQIQHLEQSLYFYRSHPQSMSGLDQLQQVYFSREAISRALNRRGLADKFQIEVQVKSQFFLRKRLQSTERKSK; translated from the coding sequence ATGGCTTCTAAAATCTCCCTAGTCATGACGGTCTATAACCGACAGCGGTTTGTCGCCGCTGCTATCGAGAGTGCGCTTGCTCAAACCTACTCGGACTTCGAGCTACTGGTTTGGGACGATGGATCAACAGATCAGTCCTTAGAGATTGCCCAGACTTACAGTCAGGCAGATCCACGAGTGAAAGTATTCGCTGGTCGCCATCAAGGGCGTACCCGTTCATTGCAAGCTGCTCATGCCGCCACCCAAGGAACGTATGTTGGTTGGCTTGATAGCGATGATTTACTTGCTCCTACTGCCCTTGAGCGGACCGCCCATGAATTGGATACTCATCCTGATGTGGGGATGGTGTATACCAACTACCAAGTCATTGATGAAAATGGGACCGTGACGGGTCCCGGCAGCCGTTGCCAGATTCCTTTTAGCAAAGATCAGTTGCTGTTGGATTTTATGACCTTTCATTTCCGTCTGATTCGTCATTCAGCCTTTGTCCAAGCGGGTGGCATTGATTCTGATTTTCCAGCTGCCATTGACTATGATTTGTGCTTGCGGTTGTCGGAAGTGACGCAAATTCAGCACTTAGAGCAATCGCTATACTTCTATCGCTCCCACCCCCAGAGTATGTCTGGCCTAGATCAGCTGCAGCAAGTTTACTTTAGCCGAGAAGCCATTTCTAGAGCACTGAATCGACGGGGATTAGCTGATAAATTTCAGATAGAAGTACAGGTAAAAAGTCAATTTTTCTTAAGAAAAAGATTACAATCAACGGAAAGAAAATCAAAATAG